A part of Arachis hypogaea cultivar Tifrunner chromosome 12, arahy.Tifrunner.gnm2.J5K5, whole genome shotgun sequence genomic DNA contains:
- the LOC112726709 gene encoding hydroquinone glucosyltransferase: MEKKNPCIVMVPSPGLSHLIPLVEFAKILIHDDEELHVKLMIPTLGPPSSSMNSILNKNSLPPNITFTLLPQVNVEDLIITDEDPPPATQMQQTVKHSLPFLHQELTSLTSTNHNILAILFSLFSTDVLDLAKEFNLLSYVFFASGALFLSFCLHLPHLNDQQQQHEHEHEHEESLLFHHQLTEKTTVHVPGCPVPFQVHDIPQRALSQRSTQAHKSFLGVCRKCSLVDGVLVNTFTDLEADLIRAIEEQAKNRENTNSPFVYPIGPIIQSATSNQVNRLECLRWLDNQPPRSVLYISFGSGGTLSQEQLNEIAFGLELSGHKFLWVVRDPSNFGGSAYLNQQKEDPLRYLPSGFVERTKEQGLVVPSWAPQVEILGHGSTGGFLSHCGWNSTLESIVHGVPMIAWPLFAEQRMNAVLLKEVLKVALMPEKVVDNDEDGIVKREEIAGVIKKMMEENEEGLEIRKRIKHLSDAAAAALTQNGSSHKALSTLTKKWKCSI, translated from the exons ATGGAGAAGAAAAATCCATGCATAGTGATGGTTCCTTCCCCTGGTCTGAGCCATTTGATTCCACTTGTTGAGTTTGCAAAGATTCTTATTCATGACGATGAAGAGTTGCATGTGAAGTTGATGATTCCAACACTTGGTCCTCCTTCTTCTTCCATGAACTCCATCCTCAACAAAAACTCTCTCCCACCAAACATAACCTTCACTCTTCTTCCCCAAGTCAACGTTGAAGACCTCATCATCACTGATGAGGATCCTCCACCTGCAACTCAGATGCAACAAACAGTGAAACATTCTCTTCCTTTCCTCCATCAAGAACTAACATCACTCACTTCCACCAATCACAACATCCTTGCAATTCTCTTCAGCCTCTTCTCAACCGATGTTCTTGATCTTGCCAAGGAATTCAATCTCTTGTCCTATGTTTTCTTTGCCTCTGGAGCTTTATTTCTATCATTCTGTCTTCATCTTCCACACCTTAatgatcaacaacaacaacatgaaCATGAACATGAACATGAAGAGTCCTTGTTGTTCCACCACCAGTTAACAGAAAAAACTACTGTTCATGTTCCAGGTTGTCCTGTGCCGTTTCAGGTCCATGATATTCCACAACGAGCTCTCTCTCAAAGATCAACCCAAGCCCACAAATCATTTCTTGGTGTTTGCAGAAAGTGCTCACTGGTTGATGGTGTTTTAGTCAACACTTTCACAGATTTAGAAGCTGATTTAATAAGAGCCATAGAAGAACAAgccaaaaatagagaaaatactAATAGCCCTTTTGTTTACCCTATTGGACCAATCATTCAGAGTGCCACCAGCAATCAG GTAAACAGGTTAGAGTGTTTAAGATGGTTGGATAATCAACCACCAAGATCAGTGTTGTATATCTCTTTTGGAAGTGGTGGAACACTTTCTCAAGAGCAACTCAATGAGATTGCATTTGGATTGGAACTGAGTGGACACAAGTTCTTGTGGGTTGTGAGAGATCCTAGCAACTTTGGTGGTTCTGCATATCTTAATCAACAAAAGGAGGATCCTTTACGCTATTTACCATCAGGTTTTGTGGAGAGAACCAAAGAACAAGGCCTAGTGGTTCCATCGTGGGCCCCACAAGTTGAGATCCTTGGTCATGGATCCACCGGTGGGTTCTTGAGTCATTGTGGTTGGAACTCAACGCTTGAGAGCATTGTCCATGGTGTTCCCATGATTGCATGGCCATTGTTTGCTGAGCAGAGAATGAATGCAGTGTTGCTCAAAGAGGTGCTTAAAGTGGCACTCATGCCAGAGAAGGTTGTTGATAATGATGAAGATGGGATAGTGAAAAGAGAGGAAATTGCAGGAGTTATAAAGAAAATGATGGAGGAGAATGAAGAAGGTTTGGAAATTAGAAAGAGAATCAAACACTTGAGtgatgctgctgctgctgcacTCACCCAAAATGGTTCCTCTCATAAGGCATTGTCTACTCTTACAAAGAAATGGAAATGTagcatttga